A region of Vibrio chagasii DNA encodes the following proteins:
- a CDS encoding transcriptional regulator GcvA, whose amino-acid sequence MSRRLPPLNSLRVFEAAARHLSFTRAAEELFVTQAAVSHQIKALEEFLSLKLFRRRNRSLLLTEEGQSYFLDIKDIFTSLAEATDKVLERSEKGALTISLPPSFAIQWLVPRLADFNQQEPDIDVRIKAVDMDEGSLTDDVDVAIYYGRGNWPGLRADKLYQEYLVPLCSPSVLLGTKPLESLKDLACHTLLHDTSRKDWKQFAKQNGIDGVNVNHGPIFSHSTMVLQAAAHGQGIALGNNVLAQPEIEAGRLIAPFDEVLVSKNAFYVVCHEKQADMGRIATFRDWMLAKAQSEQEDLLDE is encoded by the coding sequence ATGTCTCGTCGATTACCCCCATTAAACTCGCTAAGAGTGTTTGAAGCTGCGGCTCGACACCTGAGTTTTACGCGTGCCGCTGAAGAGTTGTTTGTTACTCAAGCTGCGGTTAGTCACCAGATAAAAGCTTTAGAAGAGTTTCTGTCTTTGAAGCTTTTTCGCCGAAGAAACCGTTCTTTGCTACTTACTGAAGAAGGGCAAAGCTACTTCTTAGATATCAAAGATATATTTACATCATTGGCTGAGGCCACTGATAAGGTGCTTGAGAGAAGTGAGAAAGGCGCGTTAACCATCAGCTTGCCACCAAGTTTTGCGATTCAATGGTTAGTACCAAGGCTTGCTGACTTTAACCAACAAGAACCTGATATCGATGTTCGAATTAAGGCCGTTGATATGGATGAAGGTTCGTTGACGGATGATGTGGATGTTGCAATTTACTATGGTCGAGGTAACTGGCCGGGCTTGAGAGCCGATAAATTGTATCAAGAGTACTTGGTTCCTCTCTGTTCTCCATCTGTGTTACTGGGAACAAAACCATTAGAATCTCTAAAAGATTTAGCATGCCATACGCTATTACATGATACCTCTCGTAAAGATTGGAAACAGTTTGCGAAGCAAAACGGCATTGATGGCGTTAATGTAAACCATGGACCGATCTTCAGTCACTCAACCATGGTGCTTCAAGCCGCAGCTCACGGGCAAGGCATTGCATTGGGCAACAACGTTCTCGCACAACCTGAAATTGAAGCGGGTCGCTTGATTGCGCCGTTTGATGAAGTATTGGTAAGTAAGAATGCTTTCTATGTTGTGTGTCATGAGAAACAAGCCGACATGGGCCGTATCGCTACTTTCCGTGATTGGATGCTGGCTAAAGCACAAAGTGAACAAGAGGACTTACTTGATGAGTAA
- the xni gene encoding flap endonuclease Xni — protein sequence MSIHLVIIDALNLIRRVHSAQPDPTDIARTITTTTRTLNKIISESKPTHIIAVFDHHLQDRGWRAEVLPAYKQNRKPMPEPLMQGLDAIQQAWWELGIDSLLSDGDEADDLVATLAKKVADHGETVTIISTDKGYCQLLSPTLQIRDYFQHRWLDKPFIEAEFGVKPEQLADYWGLTGVSSSQVPGIPGVGPKAAKEILTSYPDIETAYQAEDLPKKYRKKFDEHIESARVCKQVSALKTDIDLGFNLQDIRYEASA from the coding sequence ATGTCTATCCATCTTGTTATTATCGATGCTTTGAACCTCATCCGACGCGTGCACTCCGCTCAGCCGGATCCAACCGATATAGCAAGAACCATCACCACTACAACTCGCACTTTGAATAAGATTATTTCCGAGTCCAAGCCGACTCATATCATCGCCGTGTTTGATCATCACCTGCAAGACCGAGGCTGGCGCGCGGAAGTACTGCCTGCTTACAAGCAGAACCGTAAACCCATGCCAGAGCCGCTCATGCAAGGCCTTGATGCGATCCAACAAGCTTGGTGGGAATTAGGCATAGATTCGTTACTGTCCGATGGCGATGAAGCTGATGATTTAGTGGCAACGCTGGCTAAGAAGGTCGCAGACCATGGCGAGACCGTCACCATCATCTCTACAGACAAAGGCTACTGCCAACTGTTGTCGCCTACCCTGCAGATCCGTGATTATTTCCAACATCGCTGGTTAGATAAGCCCTTTATCGAGGCGGAGTTTGGTGTAAAACCAGAGCAGCTTGCAGATTACTGGGGATTAACCGGTGTAAGCTCTAGCCAAGTGCCAGGTATCCCTGGCGTGGGGCCGAAAGCGGCAAAAGAGATATTAACTTCGTACCCCGATATTGAAACTGCATACCAAGCGGAAGACTTACCGAAGAAATATCGTAAGAAGTTTGATGAACACATTGAGTCCGCTCGAGTGTGTAAGCAAGTCTCAGCTCTCAAAACAGACATAGATTTAGGTTTTAACCTACAAGATATTCGTTACGAAGCGAGCGCTTAG
- a CDS encoding DUF423 domain-containing protein translates to MKSKYLLTFAGLSGAIAVMLGAFAAHGLKAILPEYLLGVFETGVQYQFIHTLAILACGALLQMKLGAKSQKYFFIAAICFIIGILCFSGSLYALALTGIKWFGPITPFGGLLFIIGWGVFSFAALNIKEVTQ, encoded by the coding sequence ATGAAAAGTAAGTACCTACTTACCTTCGCTGGTCTATCTGGCGCTATTGCGGTGATGCTTGGCGCGTTTGCTGCACACGGTTTAAAAGCTATTTTGCCTGAGTACCTGTTAGGTGTATTCGAAACGGGTGTTCAGTATCAGTTTATTCACACGTTAGCGATACTCGCGTGTGGTGCTCTGCTACAGATGAAACTTGGCGCTAAATCACAAAAATATTTTTTCATTGCGGCAATTTGCTTTATCATCGGCATCCTTTGTTTTAGTGGCAGCCTGTATGCGTTGGCACTGACAGGAATAAAATGGTTTGGCCCAATAACTCCGTTTGGTGGTCTACTATTTATCATTGGTTGGGGAGTCTTCTCCTTCGCTGCTTTGAATATAAAAGAGGTAACTCAGTGA
- the thiI gene encoding tRNA 4-thiouridine(8) synthase ThiI produces the protein MKFIVKPHPEIFVKSESVRKRFTRILECNIRNVIQRRCEGVAVFNRRDHIEVTSESDKYYTEVLEALTHTPGIHHSLEVQQSDFKDLHDIYEQVLERSRADIEGKTFSVRAKRRGKHEFTSIELERYVGGGLNQAVESARVKLKDPEVTVKVEVANDKLNQVLARHKGLGGFPLGTQEDLLSLISGGFDSGVSSYLHIKRGSKVHYCFFNLGGPAHEIGVKQVAHYLWNKYGSSAKVKFISVDFEPVVAEILENVEDGQMGVVLKRMFMRAGGMVADKFKIEALVTGEALGQVSSQTLTNLRHIDNVTDTLILRPLINWDKEDIIDLAREIGTEDFAKVMPEYCGVISKKPTVKAKKGKLEAEEAKFNFEVLEQVIENARVMDIRDIEKESQEQAPEVEQVQAVAEHAIVLDIRSPDEEDENPLEIDGIDVKHLPFYKLATQFGDLDQGKEYLLYCDRGVMSRLQALYLQEQGFKNVKVYRP, from the coding sequence ATGAAATTTATTGTTAAGCCCCATCCGGAAATTTTTGTAAAAAGTGAATCGGTGCGTAAGCGCTTCACAAGGATTCTAGAGTGCAACATTCGTAACGTTATTCAGCGTCGCTGTGAAGGTGTTGCGGTATTTAACCGTCGTGACCATATCGAAGTGACGTCTGAGAGTGATAAGTACTACACAGAAGTGTTAGAGGCTTTGACTCACACTCCTGGTATTCACCACTCTTTAGAAGTACAACAGTCAGATTTCAAAGACTTGCACGATATCTATGAGCAAGTTTTAGAGCGCAGCCGTGCTGACATTGAAGGTAAAACTTTCTCTGTTCGTGCTAAGCGTCGTGGTAAACATGAGTTCACGTCTATCGAGCTTGAGCGTTACGTAGGTGGCGGTCTGAACCAAGCGGTTGAGTCGGCACGCGTTAAGCTGAAAGATCCAGAAGTAACGGTTAAAGTTGAAGTGGCTAATGACAAACTGAACCAAGTTCTGGCGCGTCACAAAGGCCTTGGTGGTTTCCCTCTAGGTACTCAAGAAGACCTACTGAGCTTGATCTCTGGTGGTTTTGACTCTGGCGTATCAAGCTACCTACACATCAAACGTGGCTCTAAAGTTCACTACTGTTTCTTCAACCTTGGCGGTCCTGCGCACGAGATTGGCGTTAAGCAAGTAGCTCACTACCTATGGAATAAGTACGGTTCTTCGGCAAAAGTGAAGTTCATCTCTGTTGATTTCGAACCGGTTGTTGCTGAAATCCTTGAGAACGTAGAAGACGGCCAAATGGGCGTGGTTCTTAAGCGTATGTTCATGCGTGCTGGTGGCATGGTTGCTGACAAGTTCAAGATCGAAGCATTGGTTACTGGTGAGGCACTAGGTCAGGTATCAAGCCAAACGCTAACTAACCTACGTCACATTGATAACGTAACGGATACGCTGATCCTTCGTCCACTTATCAACTGGGATAAAGAAGACATCATCGACCTTGCGCGCGAGATCGGCACTGAAGACTTCGCGAAAGTAATGCCTGAATACTGTGGTGTTATCTCTAAGAAGCCAACAGTGAAAGCGAAGAAAGGTAAACTTGAAGCAGAAGAAGCTAAGTTTAACTTTGAAGTTCTAGAGCAAGTGATTGAGAACGCTCGTGTTATGGATATCCGTGACATTGAGAAAGAGAGCCAAGAGCAAGCTCCAGAAGTGGAGCAGGTTCAAGCTGTTGCTGAGCACGCTATCGTTCTTGATATCCGCAGCCCAGACGAAGAAGACGAAAACCCATTAGAAATCGATGGCATTGATGTAAAACACCTGCCTTTCTACAAGCTAGCAACGCAATTTGGTGACCTAGACCAAGGTAAAGAGTACTTACTGTACTGTGACCGTGGTGTTATGAGCCGTCTGCAAGCGCTTTACCTGCAAGAGCAGGGCTTCAAGAATGTTAAGGTTTACCGCCCATAG
- a CDS encoding diguanylate cyclase, with product MGILEKDIQAQLHQLKFQLEQVRLTQRDTSFKFIREQKVLKRIVTSLSDACVGSNSHLDENLIALREELEKQKDISSMIPKLAVLERMLKQKTLAMDKQNGYLDDSIKHSGETLQRITGLPAQLKRDLRNLLSFSECNGSQKVDHAIKLLGIYERAIKIMANNSRSQFADAAHSPEQELLSDLSNELQHLITELDFEGESGDMLTDIRAKLLLGVSTQNLLELTLQILKLVIEGTTLERKKSEQFIDQLNASLASSIKTADQNTDQSQSYFEHRQGLNSELTELVSKSQNSLDKAKDIESLKQSISPLLSEIASLSERLNHAEQKEQALIERMSYGKTQLDSLYEVTQDYRKRLEDQAQRMLLDPLTKVYNRTAFTDRLELEYRRWIRAQHSLRVVLLDIDNFKSINDSFGYTAGDKALKIIARTITKETSTTDTVARFSGEEFVLLLPEQTDEYCHQVIQNIQTQVSRLPFKFRDQQITITLCAASTQFKESDTPEEVLERLNKTLNKAKQRGSNQLVWH from the coding sequence ATGGGCATTCTTGAAAAAGACATTCAGGCGCAACTCCACCAGCTGAAATTTCAGTTGGAGCAAGTTCGTTTGACGCAAAGAGACACCTCGTTCAAATTTATTCGCGAACAGAAAGTTCTAAAGCGTATCGTCACATCGTTAAGCGACGCGTGCGTTGGCAGTAATAGCCATTTAGATGAAAACCTCATTGCCCTTAGGGAAGAGCTAGAAAAGCAAAAAGACATTAGCTCGATGATCCCAAAGCTGGCAGTACTTGAAAGGATGCTAAAGCAGAAAACGTTGGCTATGGATAAACAGAACGGATATCTGGACGATAGCATTAAGCACAGTGGGGAAACGCTGCAACGCATAACTGGTCTTCCAGCGCAGCTCAAGCGAGACCTACGAAACTTACTTAGCTTCTCCGAATGCAATGGCAGTCAAAAAGTCGACCATGCAATAAAGCTACTCGGTATTTATGAGCGTGCCATCAAGATTATGGCGAACAACTCACGCTCGCAGTTTGCTGACGCTGCACACTCTCCGGAACAAGAGCTCCTTTCCGACCTATCAAACGAATTACAACATCTGATTACTGAACTCGATTTTGAGGGAGAATCGGGTGACATGCTGACCGATATTCGCGCAAAGCTATTGCTTGGTGTTTCTACACAAAACCTGCTTGAGCTGACACTTCAGATCCTCAAACTGGTCATTGAAGGCACCACGCTCGAGCGTAAAAAGTCTGAACAGTTTATCGATCAACTCAACGCGTCACTTGCATCGAGCATCAAAACTGCAGACCAGAATACCGATCAAAGCCAAAGCTATTTTGAGCATCGCCAAGGTCTAAACTCAGAGCTGACAGAGCTAGTGAGTAAGAGCCAAAATTCTTTGGATAAAGCGAAGGATATTGAAAGCTTAAAGCAGTCGATCAGTCCCCTACTCAGTGAAATCGCCTCTCTCTCTGAAAGGTTGAATCACGCCGAGCAAAAAGAGCAAGCACTGATCGAACGAATGAGCTACGGAAAAACTCAGCTCGATTCACTGTATGAAGTAACTCAAGACTACCGCAAACGTCTAGAAGATCAGGCTCAGCGTATGCTACTTGATCCGCTAACGAAGGTTTACAACCGTACTGCTTTTACTGATCGTTTAGAGCTTGAGTACCGCCGTTGGATTCGTGCACAACACTCGCTACGTGTAGTGCTGCTTGATATCGACAACTTCAAGTCGATCAACGATAGCTTTGGTTACACAGCAGGCGATAAAGCTCTGAAAATCATCGCACGAACCATCACCAAAGAAACCAGCACCACTGATACTGTGGCTCGTTTTTCTGGTGAAGAGTTTGTCTTACTGCTCCCAGAGCAAACCGATGAATACTGCCATCAGGTGATACAAAACATTCAGACTCAAGTGAGCCGTTTACCATTTAAGTTCCGTGACCAACAAATCACGATAACTTTGTGTGCCGCAAGTACTCAGTTCAAAGAGTCAGATACACCAGAAGAAGTATTAGAGCGACTCAATAAAACTTTAAATAAGGCAAAACAGCGCGGTAGCAACCAACTTGTTTGGCACTAA
- the rlmM gene encoding 23S rRNA (cytidine(2498)-2'-O)-methyltransferase RlmM: MKHVLLYCRSGFEKECAGEIQDKATQLEVFGFPRLKNNTGFVLFECYQAGEADKLIKEIDFQSLIFARQMLAVAVEIKGLPTDDRISPILEALSEKEGFPRCGDIRIETPDTNEAKELLKFCRKFTVPMRQAMRGKGLMTAKDNAKKPVLHLCFIAPGHCFVGYSYPTNNSQFFMGIPRLKFPSDAPSRSTLKLEEAFHVFIPRDEWDERLAPGMWGVDLGACPGGWTYQLVKRSMFVHCVDNGMMADSLMETGQIKHHMVDGFKFEPDRKNVTWIICDMVEKPARVAHLMGEWIIKGWAKEALFNLKLPMKGRYDEVLQDIENLKLFLIENKVKFKMQAKHLYHDREEITVHIQSLSNISPH; the protein is encoded by the coding sequence GTGAAACACGTACTACTTTATTGTCGCTCTGGTTTTGAAAAAGAATGTGCTGGCGAAATTCAAGACAAGGCAACACAACTGGAAGTGTTTGGTTTTCCTCGCTTAAAAAACAATACCGGTTTCGTATTGTTTGAATGTTACCAAGCTGGTGAAGCGGACAAGTTGATCAAAGAGATCGACTTCCAATCATTGATCTTCGCTCGTCAAATGCTAGCTGTTGCGGTTGAAATCAAAGGTCTACCAACCGATGACCGCATTTCTCCAATTCTTGAGGCGCTTTCTGAGAAAGAAGGTTTCCCACGTTGTGGTGATATCCGTATTGAAACGCCAGATACTAACGAAGCAAAAGAGCTACTGAAGTTCTGTCGTAAGTTTACAGTGCCAATGCGCCAAGCTATGCGTGGCAAAGGTCTGATGACAGCTAAGGATAACGCCAAGAAGCCTGTGCTTCATTTATGCTTCATCGCACCGGGTCACTGTTTTGTTGGTTATTCTTACCCAACCAACAACTCACAATTCTTTATGGGCATCCCTCGTTTGAAGTTCCCTTCAGATGCGCCAAGCCGTTCTACATTGAAGCTAGAAGAAGCGTTCCACGTGTTCATCCCTCGTGATGAGTGGGATGAGCGTCTTGCTCCGGGTATGTGGGGTGTAGATTTAGGTGCCTGTCCAGGTGGTTGGACTTACCAATTGGTTAAGCGCTCGATGTTCGTTCACTGTGTCGATAACGGCATGATGGCAGACAGCCTGATGGAAACTGGTCAAATCAAACACCACATGGTGGATGGCTTTAAGTTCGAACCAGACCGTAAGAACGTCACTTGGATCATCTGTGACATGGTTGAAAAACCAGCGCGCGTTGCACACCTTATGGGTGAGTGGATCATCAAAGGTTGGGCGAAAGAAGCACTATTCAACCTTAAACTGCCAATGAAGGGCCGTTACGATGAAGTTCTGCAAGATATTGAGAACTTAAAACTGTTCCTGATTGAGAATAAAGTGAAGTTCAAGATGCAGGCGAAGCACTTATATCATGACCGTGAAGAGATCACCGTTCATATTCAGTCGCTTTCAAACATCTCACCGCACTAA
- the ppnN gene encoding nucleotide 5'-monophosphate nucleosidase PpnN gives MITHISPAGSMDLLSQLEVERLKKTASSDLYQLYRNCTLAVLNSGSHTDNSKELLDKYKSFDVEVVRRERGIKLELSNPPEHAFVDGEIIKGIQEHLFSVLRDIVYVNMHLADNQRLNLTNATHITNLVFGILRNAGALTPGIEPNLIVCWGGHSINASEYQYTREVGNELGLRELNICTGCGPGAMEGPMKGAAIGHAKQRYTDHRYLGLTEPSIIAAEPPNPIVNELVIMPDIEKRLEAFVRMAHGIIIFPGGPGTAEELLYILGIMMHPNNADQPMPIVLTGSKESEAYFRSIDKFIGETLGPEAQKHYEIVIDDPARAAKIMKQAMPDVRSHRKETGDAYSYNWSLHIEPEFQLPFDPTHESMAALDLHMDQKTESLAANLRKAFSGIVAGNVKAEGILEIEKHGPFIIDGDKELMTKMDQLLNDFVEQHRMKLPGGTDYVPCYKIASSD, from the coding sequence ATGATCACTCATATCAGCCCTGCCGGTAGCATGGATTTACTCTCTCAACTTGAGGTTGAGCGTCTTAAGAAAACCGCGTCTAGTGATCTGTACCAACTGTATCGTAACTGTACGTTAGCGGTACTTAACTCGGGTAGTCATACCGACAACTCCAAGGAATTGCTCGATAAATACAAATCGTTCGATGTAGAAGTCGTACGCCGTGAGCGTGGTATTAAGCTCGAACTGAGTAACCCACCAGAGCATGCCTTTGTTGATGGCGAAATCATCAAGGGTATCCAAGAACACCTATTTTCAGTGCTGCGTGACATTGTGTATGTCAACATGCACCTAGCGGACAACCAGAGGCTTAACCTAACCAACGCCACTCATATTACTAACCTAGTGTTTGGTATTTTGAGAAACGCTGGAGCACTAACTCCGGGTATCGAACCGAACCTTATCGTGTGCTGGGGCGGCCACTCAATCAATGCCAGCGAATACCAATACACTCGTGAAGTGGGTAATGAACTAGGCTTGCGAGAACTCAACATCTGTACCGGTTGTGGACCGGGGGCGATGGAGGGCCCAATGAAGGGAGCAGCGATTGGTCACGCGAAACAGCGTTACACCGATCACCGTTACCTAGGTTTGACTGAACCATCAATCATCGCGGCTGAGCCACCAAACCCGATTGTAAATGAGCTAGTGATCATGCCAGATATCGAGAAGCGTCTTGAAGCGTTTGTTCGTATGGCACATGGCATCATTATCTTCCCTGGTGGTCCAGGTACTGCCGAAGAGCTGTTGTACATCTTAGGTATTATGATGCACCCGAATAACGCCGATCAGCCAATGCCGATTGTGTTAACGGGCTCAAAAGAGAGCGAAGCTTACTTCCGCTCGATCGATAAGTTTATTGGCGAGACATTAGGTCCAGAAGCACAAAAACATTATGAGATCGTGATTGATGACCCGGCTCGCGCCGCGAAAATCATGAAGCAAGCTATGCCGGACGTACGTTCTCACCGTAAAGAAACCGGCGATGCCTACAGCTATAACTGGTCACTGCATATTGAACCGGAGTTCCAACTGCCGTTCGATCCGACTCACGAATCGATGGCAGCACTCGACCTACATATGGACCAGAAAACAGAGAGCCTTGCGGCAAATCTGCGTAAAGCGTTCTCGGGTATTGTTGCGGGTAACGTCAAAGCAGAGGGTATTCTAGAGATAGAAAAACACGGCCCATTCATTATCGATGGTGACAAAGAGCTGATGACAAAAATGGATCAACTGCTGAATGACTTTGTTGAACAACATCGAATGAAGCTACCGGGCGGTACCGACTACGTACCTTGCTACAAAATCGCTTCAAGTGATTGA
- a CDS encoding alpha/beta fold hydrolase produces the protein MSNIIIDGEDNPITFIFAHGAGAGMDHEFMQSVAKGLAFKGIRVVRFNFPYMIKRAEDGKRRPPDRAPKLLEAYQEIIEQTDADKLVIGGKSMGGRMASHLSELDKVAAMACLGFPFHPPGKPENYKGEHLASLQKPCLILQGERDTFGKREEFADFDLSDSIRVEFIPDGDHSFKPRKSSGYTEQQNIALTVEKLSVFIKEVLNEK, from the coding sequence ATGAGTAACATCATTATTGATGGTGAAGATAATCCGATCACCTTTATTTTTGCGCACGGTGCGGGCGCTGGTATGGATCATGAGTTCATGCAGTCGGTAGCCAAAGGGTTAGCCTTTAAAGGGATACGAGTGGTTCGTTTCAATTTCCCTTATATGATCAAGCGTGCCGAAGATGGTAAGCGTCGTCCACCTGATAGAGCGCCTAAGCTGCTTGAAGCCTATCAAGAGATCATTGAGCAAACTGATGCTGACAAGCTTGTGATTGGTGGTAAGTCGATGGGAGGCCGCATGGCGAGTCACTTATCTGAGTTGGATAAAGTGGCAGCGATGGCTTGTTTAGGTTTCCCTTTTCATCCTCCGGGTAAGCCAGAGAATTATAAAGGTGAACACCTCGCTTCTTTGCAAAAGCCGTGTCTGATTCTTCAAGGCGAGCGCGATACCTTTGGTAAGCGTGAAGAGTTTGCTGATTTCGACCTGTCGGATTCTATTCGAGTTGAGTTTATTCCTGATGGTGATCATAGCTTCAAACCACGCAAGAGTTCTGGTTATACAGAGCAACAGAACATCGCATTAACGGTTGAAAAGCTCTCAGTATTTATTAAAGAGGTGCTTAATGAAAAGTAA
- a CDS encoding TonB-dependent receptor, giving the protein MKLKALSVAVTVALTSFTALAADEQETVVVIGSALDQLVQTEINSDTLEKKQASDIKDVLNTMPSVTVDGNARYSRKVYVRGMEDKFAVVTIDGARQEGQLFHHSGDQAIDPAMLKRAEIELGGNSALSGSGAINGSFSYETKDPSDLLKPGESIGARVKTSYQTAYERFATNVAVYAKVNDKLQFMGIANYSEDGDLHIPDQEAVTSKQGELKSGVAKVVFIPNDANEFKLTFNRYNDGGKRQLSGEKAGALYADDEHNYHSLNRDTVTLQHEYDAGSDLVHLKTNIYYNRQYMERDVLVDTAWDKDANGKWIKDGTIAIPDREYNVTTIGGDIRNISWVGEHELTYGLDGYKAEQWIDAGDGVYQSGSKQGETKKYGMDGGTVTAYGLYLQDMYEFSDFRLTTGLRYDVHKLGGVYDGDFDQLSPKFKGEYQTTDNLKLRVGYGRLFKGASLPETLTMKAAADVKQSDTKAMTGNNYEAGFDYELTRLLAADYAILGFTAYTYNLDNQMHPTKNNTTLANQYDVEVWGVETVLSYALDSLSVYANHSYSDGDQKDLDNGKTSHMSKTGIHNFKAGFNYSLNSEFVFGWDSRFVPGNDYTDEDGEQVKRAGFATHNIWAAYTPTFAKDLEMNIGVDNILDKKYAEHTGFGISWGSDKYTSYEAGRNFKASIAYNF; this is encoded by the coding sequence ATGAAACTTAAAGCACTTTCAGTAGCCGTTACGGTTGCCTTAACTTCATTTACAGCCCTTGCTGCCGACGAACAAGAAACGGTAGTGGTAATTGGTTCAGCTCTTGATCAACTTGTTCAGACTGAAATCAACTCTGACACACTTGAAAAGAAACAAGCATCAGACATTAAAGACGTTCTGAATACTATGCCAAGCGTAACGGTAGACGGAAACGCACGTTACTCTCGCAAAGTGTATGTACGTGGTATGGAAGACAAGTTTGCCGTGGTGACTATTGATGGTGCACGTCAAGAAGGTCAGCTGTTCCACCACTCTGGTGATCAGGCTATTGACCCAGCGATGCTTAAGCGTGCTGAAATTGAATTAGGCGGTAACTCTGCACTGTCTGGCTCTGGTGCGATTAACGGCTCATTTAGCTACGAGACAAAAGATCCAAGCGACCTTCTTAAACCAGGCGAAAGCATTGGTGCTCGAGTTAAAACTAGCTACCAAACGGCTTACGAACGTTTCGCAACCAATGTTGCTGTGTATGCAAAAGTAAACGACAAGCTGCAATTCATGGGGATCGCAAACTACTCTGAAGATGGTGACCTGCACATCCCAGATCAGGAAGCTGTGACGTCTAAGCAAGGCGAACTGAAGTCTGGCGTCGCGAAAGTGGTATTCATCCCGAATGACGCTAACGAATTTAAACTGACTTTCAACCGATACAACGATGGCGGTAAACGTCAGCTTTCTGGTGAGAAGGCCGGTGCTCTGTATGCGGATGATGAACACAACTACCACTCGCTTAACCGCGATACTGTGACTCTGCAACATGAATACGATGCAGGTAGTGACTTAGTACACCTAAAAACTAATATCTACTACAACCGTCAGTACATGGAGCGCGATGTGCTTGTGGATACGGCTTGGGATAAAGACGCGAACGGAAAATGGATTAAAGATGGCACAATTGCTATCCCTGATCGTGAATACAACGTGACAACCATTGGTGGTGACATTCGCAATATCTCTTGGGTTGGTGAGCATGAACTAACTTACGGTCTTGATGGCTATAAAGCAGAGCAGTGGATTGATGCGGGTGACGGTGTTTACCAAAGCGGTTCTAAGCAAGGTGAGACTAAGAAGTACGGCATGGATGGCGGTACCGTGACAGCTTACGGTCTTTACCTGCAAGACATGTACGAGTTTAGCGACTTCCGTTTAACAACAGGTTTGCGTTACGACGTTCATAAACTTGGTGGTGTTTATGATGGCGACTTCGACCAGTTGTCTCCTAAATTTAAAGGTGAATACCAAACCACGGATAATCTAAAACTTCGTGTAGGTTACGGTCGTCTATTTAAAGGCGCGTCATTGCCAGAGACTCTGACAATGAAAGCAGCTGCAGATGTTAAGCAGTCTGATACTAAGGCGATGACGGGTAATAACTATGAGGCTGGTTTTGATTACGAGCTGACACGTCTACTGGCAGCGGACTACGCTATCCTAGGTTTCACGGCTTACACCTACAACCTAGATAATCAAATGCACCCAACTAAGAACAACACAACACTGGCTAACCAGTACGATGTTGAAGTGTGGGGTGTAGAAACGGTACTGAGCTACGCACTAGACTCTCTAAGCGTATACGCTAACCACTCTTACTCGGATGGTGACCAGAAAGATCTAGATAATGGCAAAACAAGCCACATGAGCAAAACAGGCATTCACAACTTCAAAGCGGGCTTTAATTACAGCCTAAACAGTGAGTTTGTGTTTGGTTGGGACTCTCGCTTCGTTCCGGGTAATGACTACACGGATGAAGATGGTGAGCAAGTGAAGCGTGCTGGTTTTGCTACGCATAATATCTGGGCAGCTTACACACCTACGTTTGCGAAAGACCTAGAGATGAACATCGGTGTCGATAACATTCTTGATAAGAAATACGCAGAGCATACTGGCTTTGGTATCTCTTGGGGCTCAGATAAGTACACTAGCTACGAAGCCGGTCGTAACTTCAAAGCTTCTATCGCTTATAACTTCTAA